Proteins encoded in a region of the uncultured Sunxiuqinia sp. genome:
- a CDS encoding DUF1080 domain-containing protein, with amino-acid sequence MRNFVIVLALLASTSVFAQEERPTMVPEMTEIWEPEVTVVTPGETPMNAPSDAIVLLSADQPFGYEWINAEGTEPAWDFDQGVATVKKGTGTIETKRRFKDFQLHVEWRSPSEVIGESQGRGNSGIFLQGIYEVQVLDNFNNRTYRNGQAGSVYKQYAPLVNACKAPGIWQTYDIIYTAPRFNDDGTYFTHPRVTVIHNGVLVQNHVELRGPTEYIGIPEYSIKPHGDGPIVLQDHGTPVSYRNIWIRKL; translated from the coding sequence ATGCGAAATTTTGTGATCGTACTTGCTCTGCTGGCAAGTACAAGTGTGTTTGCCCAGGAAGAACGGCCGACTATGGTTCCTGAAATGACTGAGATTTGGGAACCAGAAGTGACAGTTGTAACGCCGGGAGAAACACCAATGAATGCTCCATCGGATGCTATTGTATTGTTGAGTGCTGATCAGCCTTTTGGTTACGAATGGATTAATGCCGAAGGTACAGAGCCGGCATGGGATTTTGATCAGGGAGTGGCAACAGTGAAAAAAGGCACTGGAACAATAGAAACCAAACGACGGTTTAAAGATTTTCAGTTGCACGTAGAATGGCGTAGTCCGTCAGAAGTTATTGGAGAAAGCCAGGGACGTGGTAACAGTGGAATCTTTTTACAAGGCATTTACGAAGTGCAGGTGTTGGATAATTTCAACAACCGCACTTATCGCAACGGACAGGCAGGCAGTGTTTATAAGCAGTATGCTCCGTTGGTGAATGCCTGTAAAGCTCCCGGAATTTGGCAAACCTACGATATCATTTATACAGCACCTCGCTTTAACGATGATGGAACTTATTTTACCCATCCTCGGGTTACGGTGATTCATAATGGGGTACTGGTGCAAAATCATGTCGAATTGCGTGGGCCAACGGAATATATCGGTATTCCCGAGTATTCGATCAAGCCGCATGGCGATGGGCCAATTGTTTTGCAAGATCATGGTACCCCCGTAAGCTACCGGAACATCTGGATACGGAAATTATAA
- the xerA gene encoding site-specific tyrosine recombinase/integron integrase, with the protein MAQPVKIITLKKAHHRQQAVVLLQFDYDVELANRIKQVEGTCWSQTMKCWYIPERLFDLHSFFEAFHEQVYIDYSDLKPKPASAPVQKKIVKTYPYRKTIELPKGYLQKLEQKRYSDSTIRTYCAYFKDFMHHFGEQSLDSIDKEAINQYIHGLVKNGHISASQQNQRINAIKFYYEKVVDGERLVLSIDRPRKSISLPSVLSKSEVQQIISKCHNIKHKCILSLIYSAGLRRSELIHLKLTDIDSQRGLIRIKGAKGKKDRHSLLSAPLLLQLRDYYKKHKPQTWLFEGPVSGTPYSPTSVAKILYEASAKAGIRRRVTPHMLRHSFATHLLEQGVDLRYIQELLGHGSSKTTEIYTHVSKNYIEKIKNPLDDIFNDST; encoded by the coding sequence ATGGCGCAGCCTGTAAAAATCATTACCCTCAAGAAAGCTCATCATCGCCAACAGGCTGTTGTTTTGCTGCAGTTTGATTATGACGTTGAGCTGGCCAACCGGATTAAACAGGTTGAAGGGACATGCTGGAGCCAGACGATGAAGTGTTGGTATATTCCGGAAAGATTGTTCGATCTTCATTCGTTTTTTGAAGCCTTCCATGAACAGGTTTATATTGACTATTCGGATTTGAAACCTAAACCCGCCTCGGCTCCGGTTCAAAAAAAGATTGTGAAAACTTATCCATATCGAAAGACAATTGAACTTCCCAAAGGTTATCTTCAGAAATTGGAACAAAAGCGATACAGCGACAGTACAATCAGAACTTATTGTGCCTATTTTAAAGATTTTATGCACCATTTTGGAGAACAATCACTCGATTCGATCGATAAGGAAGCAATCAATCAGTATATTCATGGGTTAGTTAAAAATGGGCATATATCTGCAAGTCAGCAAAATCAACGAATTAATGCCATAAAATTCTATTATGAAAAGGTTGTTGATGGGGAGCGACTGGTCCTTTCCATAGACCGTCCCCGTAAATCAATTTCTTTACCATCAGTACTTAGCAAATCGGAAGTACAACAAATCATTTCAAAATGCCACAATATTAAGCATAAATGCATTTTATCGCTTATTTATTCGGCAGGTTTGCGCAGAAGTGAGTTGATCCACTTAAAGCTTACGGACATTGATTCTCAAAGGGGGTTAATCCGTATTAAAGGGGCGAAAGGGAAGAAAGACCGGCATAGTTTACTTTCTGCTCCCTTGTTATTGCAGCTGCGGGACTACTATAAAAAGCATAAACCTCAAACCTGGTTATTTGAGGGGCCTGTATCAGGTACTCCATATAGTCCAACAAGCGTTGCAAAAATTTTGTACGAAGCCAGCGCCAAGGCTGGTATTCGTCGGCGGGTTACCCCGCATATGCTTCGTCATTCCTTTGCCACACATTTGCTTGAACAAGGAGTAGATTTACGCTATATCCAGGAATTGTTGGGGCATGGCTCGTCAAAAACAACAGAGATTTACACTCATGTGAGTAAGAACTATATTGAAAAGATCAAGAATCCCCTGGATGATATTTTTAATGACTCAACATAA
- a CDS encoding toll/interleukin-1 receptor domain-containing protein has product MRVFFSYSHDNDNHKNWVLNLANDLKARGFEPILDQTHLKPGKDILHFAESAVESSTYVLMICTPNYALKANNRTFGVGWEVSMITSELFNGADGKFIAILKDGEPEISIPKFMKTKLYVDVRDSEFTTAWDDLCNHMHNNGDSDQIGSLLFEALFKYDKNRIYDQPRLQELKRFTQFIETGKNSDNRWYVLRKDPIKGDLATILFKE; this is encoded by the coding sequence ATGAGAGTCTTTTTTAGTTATTCACATGACAATGATAATCATAAGAATTGGGTTCTTAATCTTGCGAATGATTTAAAAGCAAGGGGATTTGAACCAATTTTAGACCAAACACATTTAAAGCCAGGAAAAGATATTTTGCATTTTGCTGAGTCAGCAGTTGAATCATCAACGTATGTTTTAATGATTTGTACACCAAATTATGCCCTTAAAGCGAATAATAGAACTTTTGGCGTTGGGTGGGAAGTTTCAATGATTACATCTGAATTATTTAATGGAGCAGATGGAAAATTCATTGCGATTTTGAAAGATGGCGAACCCGAGATATCGATTCCCAAATTTATGAAGACCAAATTATATGTTGATGTTCGAGATTCAGAATTTACAACTGCATGGGATGATTTGTGTAATCATATGCACAATAATGGAGACTCGGACCAAATAGGTAGTTTATTATTTGAAGCCTTGTTTAAATATGACAAAAACCGAATATACGACCAGCCAAGACTTCAAGAGTTGAAAAGATTTACCCAATTTATTGAAACTGGTAAGAATTCGGATAATCGTTGGTATGTGCTGAGAAAAGACCCAATAAAAGGAGATTTAGCAACAATTTTATTTAAAGAATAA
- a CDS encoding Shedu anti-phage system protein SduA domain-containing protein gives MSVWNVNKAEQQLNKSFDNNSETELLKVLKNNSFLFYELYSRKYGIQPNFKEISFGGKYRCDFAWLNDNSDGPEWVLVEIEKPKMELFAKNLEPRAELNHSIEQVKSWIRYFNENPAEKRRIFGAVSRFKYILVAGDIEDWGTEAAIKWRAYHNSVDPIEIRSSNIFKKAIKIAKEKPEELWSFEENPKSLKSAELESYWTNYKYMDRWRQIMK, from the coding sequence ATGAGTGTTTGGAATGTCAATAAAGCAGAACAACAACTAAATAAGTCATTTGACAACAACTCGGAAACGGAGTTACTAAAAGTCTTAAAAAATAATTCATTCTTATTTTATGAATTATACTCCCGTAAATATGGAATTCAACCAAACTTTAAGGAGATTTCATTTGGGGGAAAATATAGATGCGACTTTGCTTGGCTTAATGACAATTCAGATGGACCAGAATGGGTTTTAGTTGAAATTGAAAAACCCAAAATGGAGCTATTTGCTAAAAACCTTGAACCACGTGCGGAGTTAAATCATTCGATAGAACAAGTTAAAAGTTGGATTAGGTATTTCAATGAGAACCCAGCAGAGAAAAGACGAATTTTTGGAGCTGTTTCAAGATTCAAATATATTCTGGTGGCTGGAGACATTGAGGACTGGGGGACTGAGGCTGCCATAAAATGGAGAGCATATCATAATTCCGTTGACCCAATTGAAATCAGAAGTTCCAATATTTTTAAAAAAGCTATTAAGATTGCGAAAGAAAAACCTGAAGAACTTTGGTCTTTTGAGGAAAATCCAAAATCACTAAAATCCGCCGAGCTTGAGTCTTATTGGACAAATTATAAATACATGGATAGATGGAGACAAATAATGAAATAA
- a CDS encoding competence protein CoiA family protein translates to MDIKLPYAYKDGKLVTIDDVEKGLACNCYCPNCKSRLLARHGNIREHHFSHYKNEDCGWKGESIIHKLSKDIISKHKFIKAPRLLWQTKPEIIIYDETYIPIDKIKLEHKIDKIIPDILIESKGKELIIELKVSHGINYDKYLKIKRLNISTIEIDVRELINQLFKQKDYYLTDPKFEDALVNNPNCKYWIFNTEKERLRKIILKDYSKKLLIKRLKSNQDFYCDLIYVDDCPISKRTWNSGFKEGKSYAKIEEDCRLCKYFLGSSKFNNYDSNTAMELFESGFIYCFGHLSTKTDYQIDSIIYNNKKKINYKNTKHNIL, encoded by the coding sequence ATGGATATTAAATTACCATATGCCTATAAAGACGGGAAACTTGTAACTATTGACGATGTCGAAAAAGGACTAGCATGTAACTGTTATTGTCCTAATTGTAAATCTAGATTACTAGCTCGTCATGGAAATATAAGAGAACATCACTTTTCTCATTATAAAAATGAAGATTGTGGATGGAAAGGGGAATCAATAATCCATAAGTTGTCAAAAGATATAATATCCAAGCACAAATTTATTAAAGCACCTAGACTTTTATGGCAGACAAAGCCAGAGATAATAATCTACGATGAGACATATATTCCAATTGATAAAATTAAATTAGAGCATAAAATTGATAAAATCATTCCCGATATATTAATTGAATCAAAAGGCAAAGAGTTAATTATAGAATTAAAAGTAAGTCACGGCATTAACTATGATAAATATTTAAAAATTAAAAGATTAAACATATCAACAATTGAGATTGATGTAAGAGAATTGATTAATCAATTATTTAAACAAAAGGACTATTATTTAACTGACCCAAAATTTGAAGATGCTTTAGTAAATAATCCAAATTGTAAATACTGGATATTCAATACTGAAAAGGAACGATTAAGAAAAATTATTCTAAAAGATTACTCAAAAAAATTATTAATCAAAAGATTAAAGTCCAATCAAGACTTTTATTGTGACTTAATATATGTCGATGATTGTCCTATTTCCAAAAGGACTTGGAATTCTGGATTCAAAGAAGGTAAATCATATGCAAAAATTGAAGAAGATTGCAGACTCTGTAAATATTTTTTAGGCTCATCAAAATTTAACAACTATGATTCTAATACTGCAATGGAATTATTCGAATCTGGATTTATATACTGCTTTGGACATTTAAGTACTAAAACAGACTACCAGATTGATAGTATTATCTATAACAATAAAAAGAAAATAAATTATAAAAACACTAAGCACAACATTTTGTAA